A section of the Acidobacteriota bacterium genome encodes:
- a CDS encoding Rne/Rng family ribonuclease encodes MNKELYVTSTPHETKVGIVEDDLLAEVYLELENEYTLAGSIYKGRVTRVLPGMQSAFVDIGLERDAFLYVSDFMDLEQQDEDLDEPIPAGRPAGEGRPPRNSEQASPSGETRSFNSSSQVASEPAEGGAQDESLESSNGTNGAREPRGFRGRRRRRGRTGERDRGERTEPRAERAPERDRAPVEARPSRPAVPESRVGRDYDYGPPAGYQPIILPGESISKYRQQPQAASPRAEAPVQERPVPTSVAGNFPDDEPIFAAVEPLHEQHEHVAPTETYEDVQETVSSAPSEVFEPREVASASLPDIAHEEHFRSIVEIPVGHMEEQEIEEEEADLDAYAEELEDDAAFEELEEETRAAGDTHISAGEQQHVSTEHQDREHDEHEEFHEEHELGAQPVAEGAAQEVHEAGSEHPEAAVEESEIEAEELELEEAQEEAEALLEAEAIGAGTLDASAEVRTSPGEARLQRAQRPAPAFDRHRGRRGGRRFKRRENTVVPQISELLKEGQEILVQIAKEPIGKKGARITSHIALPGRFLVFMPTVNHTGVSRKIASEEERLRLKRIIQSERENGHGGFIVRTAAQGASDEELRADIRFLKNLWNEIKSRSDSGKSPALIYHDLNVVERVLRDQVTSDFSVIWVDTESEYERILRFANRFQPALVKRVKLYTKETPLYEQFGLNEEINKALKSKVWLKSGGYIVINQTEALVAIDVNTGKYVGKTSRLEDTIVKTNVDAIKEIVRQVRLRDLGGIIIIDFIDMDERRNRQKVMQALEEALRADRAPSKVLQFNDFGLVAITRKRVKQSLERTIGTSCPYCQATGYVKSVNTVCNEIYVEMRKISKQIEHTDAMLRVNPEVAKSLKANNARLLNEMEEMIKKTIIIKSDPALHQEQFDIH; translated from the coding sequence ATGAACAAAGAATTGTATGTAACTTCCACACCCCACGAAACCAAAGTGGGCATTGTGGAAGACGATTTACTCGCCGAAGTTTACCTCGAACTTGAGAACGAATACACCTTAGCCGGTTCCATCTACAAGGGCCGTGTGACCCGCGTGCTGCCTGGCATGCAATCCGCCTTTGTCGACATAGGACTGGAACGCGATGCATTCCTGTACGTTTCCGATTTCATGGATCTGGAGCAGCAGGACGAAGATCTGGATGAGCCCATTCCCGCCGGTCGTCCGGCCGGGGAGGGACGTCCGCCCAGGAACTCGGAGCAAGCGTCGCCGTCGGGCGAAACTCGCTCGTTTAATTCATCCAGCCAGGTTGCCAGCGAGCCCGCCGAAGGTGGCGCGCAGGATGAGTCGCTGGAAAGCTCAAATGGGACCAACGGAGCACGTGAGCCTCGTGGTTTCCGCGGTCGCCGTCGTCGTCGTGGACGTACTGGCGAGCGTGATCGTGGGGAGCGCACCGAACCGCGAGCCGAACGAGCACCGGAACGGGATCGTGCTCCCGTTGAAGCTCGCCCGTCGCGCCCTGCCGTTCCAGAATCGCGCGTAGGACGCGACTATGATTACGGTCCGCCCGCCGGATATCAGCCGATCATCCTTCCTGGCGAGTCGATCTCGAAATATCGCCAACAACCGCAAGCGGCATCCCCTCGAGCGGAAGCGCCGGTGCAGGAACGTCCGGTGCCAACGTCTGTAGCAGGGAACTTCCCTGACGACGAGCCGATATTCGCGGCCGTCGAACCCCTCCATGAGCAACACGAGCACGTTGCGCCCACCGAAACCTATGAAGATGTGCAGGAGACGGTTTCGAGCGCACCTTCCGAAGTTTTCGAGCCCCGTGAAGTTGCTTCGGCCTCGCTTCCGGACATTGCTCATGAGGAGCACTTCCGCTCCATTGTCGAAATTCCTGTTGGACACATGGAAGAGCAGGAAATCGAAGAGGAAGAAGCCGATCTCGACGCTTACGCCGAAGAGCTCGAAGACGATGCCGCATTCGAAGAACTGGAAGAAGAAACTCGAGCCGCCGGAGACACACATATTTCCGCAGGGGAACAGCAGCATGTCTCCACGGAGCATCAAGATCGCGAGCACGATGAGCATGAGGAATTTCATGAAGAGCACGAATTAGGCGCCCAGCCGGTTGCGGAAGGCGCCGCTCAGGAAGTTCATGAAGCAGGCTCGGAGCATCCGGAAGCCGCCGTCGAAGAATCGGAGATCGAAGCCGAAGAACTCGAACTCGAAGAAGCGCAAGAAGAAGCCGAAGCGTTGCTGGAAGCGGAAGCCATTGGCGCCGGCACTTTGGACGCCAGCGCAGAAGTGCGCACATCACCGGGCGAAGCGAGATTGCAACGAGCACAGCGTCCCGCACCGGCCTTTGATCGACATCGTGGACGGCGCGGCGGGCGTCGTTTTAAGCGTCGCGAAAATACAGTCGTTCCGCAGATCAGCGAACTGCTCAAGGAAGGCCAGGAGATTCTGGTCCAGATTGCCAAGGAACCGATTGGCAAGAAGGGCGCTCGAATCACCAGTCACATCGCCTTGCCGGGACGCTTCCTGGTGTTCATGCCCACCGTGAACCATACGGGAGTGTCTCGCAAGATCGCGTCGGAAGAAGAGCGGCTGCGCCTCAAGCGCATCATCCAGAGTGAACGCGAAAACGGTCACGGCGGCTTCATTGTCCGCACCGCGGCGCAGGGAGCCTCGGACGAGGAACTTCGCGCCGACATCCGGTTCCTGAAGAATCTATGGAACGAGATCAAGTCGCGGTCCGATAGCGGGAAGTCGCCGGCGTTGATTTACCACGATCTGAACGTTGTGGAACGTGTGCTGCGCGATCAGGTGACGTCCGATTTCTCAGTCATTTGGGTCGACACCGAAAGCGAATACGAACGCATCCTGCGTTTCGCAAACCGTTTTCAGCCGGCACTCGTGAAGCGAGTCAAGCTGTATACGAAGGAAACGCCGCTCTACGAACAATTCGGGCTGAATGAAGAAATCAACAAAGCCCTGAAGTCGAAAGTCTGGCTGAAGAGTGGCGGATACATCGTCATCAACCAGACCGAAGCGCTGGTCGCCATCGACGTCAACACCGGCAAATACGTCGGCAAGACGTCTCGCCTGGAAGACACCATCGTCAAAACGAACGTGGACGCGATCAAGGAGATCGTGCGTCAGGTTCGTCTGCGCGATCTGGGCGGTATCATCATCATCGATTTCATCGATATGGATGAACGCCGCAACCGGCAGAAAGTCATGCAGGCTCTGGAAGAAGCGCTCCGTGCCGATCGCGCGCCCTCAAAAGTCCTCCAGTTTAATGACTTCGGCCTAGTTGCGATTACCCGTAAACGCGTCAAGCAATCGCTGGAACGTACCATCGGGACCTCCTGCCCTTATTGCCAGGCCACCGGGTACGTGAAGTCGGTGAACACCGTCTGTAACGAAATCTACGTCGAAATGCGGAAGATTTCGAAACAGATCGAGCATACGGATGCCATGCTGCGAGTGAATCCAGAAGTCGCAAAGTCGCTCAAGGCCAACAACGCTCGCTTGCTGAACGAAATGGAAGAGATGATCAAGAAAACGATCATCATCAAATCGGATCCAGCGCTGCATCAGGAGCAGTTCGACATTCACTAG
- the rodA gene encoding rod shape-determining protein RodA yields MSRYVSYRDFDWVLMTFVLIICALGVLQIHSATEHTKFAGAHIRQIYWVVAGVGAMFLVSLINYQALLERIHWIYIAALASLISVLLFGQKYLGARRWIKLPGNVHFQPSEWVKLILILAVAKYFSDLQQRELAWSDFIKAGLIVGFPMLMVLAQPDLGTALTFIPIAVMALFLGGLRLGQALPVVLIGAVLIGAVFFSDRVHVLKPYQKERLTSFLNPDADRQGSGYQVNQSLIAVGSGGIWGSSQGSQTHLAFLPVPQTDFIFAAFAEEHGFVGALGVLLLYFIVLMRLTQNAQTAPDRAGAFLVMGVVAVLSFHILVNVGMVVGFMPVTGIPLPLMSYGGSSVLFMFLALGMVMNVRMRRFVN; encoded by the coding sequence ATGTCGCGTTACGTCTCCTACCGGGATTTCGACTGGGTGCTGATGACCTTCGTGCTCATCATCTGCGCACTCGGCGTGCTTCAAATCCACAGCGCCACGGAACATACCAAGTTTGCGGGTGCGCACATCCGGCAAATCTATTGGGTGGTTGCCGGTGTGGGCGCGATGTTTTTGGTCAGCCTAATCAACTACCAGGCGCTGCTCGAAAGAATCCACTGGATTTACATTGCTGCGCTGGCGTCGCTGATTTCGGTCCTCCTCTTTGGGCAGAAATATCTGGGCGCGCGACGCTGGATCAAACTCCCCGGCAACGTGCATTTCCAGCCTTCCGAATGGGTAAAGCTGATCCTGATTCTGGCCGTCGCCAAGTACTTTTCCGATCTGCAACAACGGGAACTTGCCTGGTCAGATTTCATCAAGGCAGGGCTGATTGTTGGCTTTCCGATGCTGATGGTGCTCGCCCAGCCTGATCTCGGAACCGCGCTGACATTTATCCCCATTGCTGTCATGGCATTGTTTTTGGGCGGACTGAGGCTCGGACAGGCATTACCAGTGGTCTTGATCGGGGCTGTCCTAATCGGCGCTGTATTTTTCTCGGACCGGGTACACGTCCTGAAGCCTTACCAGAAAGAGCGTCTTACCAGTTTTCTGAATCCGGATGCGGACCGTCAAGGCTCCGGATACCAGGTGAACCAGTCCCTGATCGCGGTCGGATCGGGTGGGATCTGGGGTAGCAGCCAGGGATCGCAAACCCACCTGGCTTTCCTGCCGGTGCCGCAAACGGACTTCATTTTTGCGGCATTTGCGGAAGAACACGGGTTTGTAGGAGCTCTGGGGGTGCTGCTGTTATACTTCATAGTGCTGATGCGTTTGACCCAGAACGCTCAAACGGCGCCCGACCGCGCCGGAGCTTTCCTGGTTATGGGAGTGGTGGCTGTGCTTAGCTTTCACATCCTGGTCAACGTGGGCATGGTGGTTGGCTTTATGCCAGTCACCGGAATACCCCTGCCGCTCATGAGTTACGGCGGATCTTCTGTCTTGTTTATGTTTCTGGCGCTGGGGATGGTGATGAATGTCCGGATGCGCCGCTTCGTGAACTAA
- a CDS encoding MOSC N-terminal beta barrel domain-containing protein → MYVAEIWRYPVKSMAGERIGSAMVGPLGIAGDRVVHVEDSRGRVITSRTHPKLLGHHATLDSSGEPVVEGLPWSDAHVLQGVVDIVGPGARLVRDDSTDRFDILPLLVASDGAIAAFGHDSRRLRPNIVIGGVEGLAERTWPGQILRIGEVRIGVVDLRMRCVMTTFDPDTLKEDHRVLREIVRKFDGKLALNCYVVRGGEIRVGDEVELIREHEEAIAYQS, encoded by the coding sequence ATGTACGTCGCTGAAATCTGGCGTTATCCCGTGAAGTCCATGGCCGGCGAGCGGATTGGGTCGGCCATGGTCGGTCCTCTCGGCATTGCCGGAGACCGCGTGGTGCATGTTGAAGACAGCCGCGGTCGGGTCATCACTTCTCGGACTCATCCCAAACTGTTGGGTCACCATGCCACCTTGGATTCCTCAGGCGAACCCGTGGTGGAAGGTTTGCCGTGGAGTGATGCGCACGTTTTGCAAGGTGTCGTCGATATCGTCGGACCGGGCGCAAGGCTGGTGCGCGACGATTCTACCGACCGATTTGACATCCTGCCCTTGCTGGTCGCGAGTGACGGGGCCATTGCCGCCTTTGGCCATGACAGCAGACGTCTGCGGCCGAACATTGTCATCGGCGGAGTTGAGGGCCTGGCTGAGCGAACGTGGCCTGGCCAAATTCTCCGCATTGGAGAGGTACGAATCGGAGTTGTCGATCTGCGCATGCGCTGCGTAATGACGACGTTCGATCCGGACACTCTGAAGGAGGACCATCGCGTTCTCCGAGAAATCGTCCGAAAATTCGATGGCAAGCTCGCGCTGAACTGTTACGTGGTTCGCGGGGGCGAGATTCGTGTGGGCGACGAAGTAGAGTTAATCAGGGAACATGAAGAAGCAATCGCTTACCAGTCGTAG
- a CDS encoding alpha/beta hydrolase, producing the protein MKEISMANANKVTYQSLLVDGLNIAYREAGNPSNPKLVLLHGWPASSHQYRNLIPALADRFHVVAPDYPGFGNSDMPDPASFDYTFDKLADVTEHFLQAKGFAHYGMLVQDYGGPVGFRIMTRQPDALDWLIIQNTNAYEVGFSDAWGGLRHSLWKNRTPETEQGVEGLLAPDTIKAVYLHGHKNPELISPDNWQMDAHFMARPNSRRVQLDLFYDYRKNVELYPAWQKFLREKQPKTLIFWGQNDLFFTPEGGEAFLKDLPNAEMHRLDSGHFAVEDSLEAIAENMLRFHAEKVDGDLATNKRKVA; encoded by the coding sequence ATGAAGGAGATCTCCATGGCAAACGCAAACAAGGTTACGTATCAAAGCTTACTCGTCGACGGCCTGAACATCGCGTACCGCGAAGCGGGCAATCCATCCAATCCCAAACTGGTGCTGCTGCACGGCTGGCCGGCATCGTCCCACCAGTACCGCAATCTCATTCCCGCGCTCGCTGACCGCTTTCACGTGGTCGCTCCCGACTACCCCGGGTTCGGCAACAGCGACATGCCCGACCCGGCTAGCTTCGATTACACCTTCGACAAACTCGCGGACGTGACCGAACATTTTCTGCAAGCCAAAGGCTTTGCTCACTACGGGATGTTGGTGCAGGACTACGGCGGCCCGGTCGGCTTCCGAATCATGACGCGCCAGCCGGACGCCTTGGACTGGCTCATCATCCAGAACACCAACGCTTACGAAGTCGGCTTCAGCGACGCCTGGGGTGGGCTGCGTCACTCTCTGTGGAAGAATCGCACGCCTGAAACCGAGCAAGGCGTCGAAGGATTGCTGGCACCGGACACGATCAAGGCGGTTTACCTGCACGGACACAAGAATCCTGAACTGATCAGCCCGGACAACTGGCAGATGGACGCCCACTTCATGGCGCGTCCGAATTCGCGGCGCGTCCAACTCGATCTGTTCTACGACTACCGAAAGAACGTTGAACTGTATCCGGCGTGGCAGAAGTTTCTGCGCGAGAAACAGCCGAAGACGCTGATCTTCTGGGGGCAGAACGATCTGTTCTTCACGCCCGAAGGCGGAGAAGCGTTTCTGAAAGACCTGCCGAACGCGGAGATGCACCGCCTGGACTCCGGCCATTTTGCGGTGGAGGATAGCCTCGAAGCGATCGCGGAAAACATGTTGCGATTCCACGCAGAGAAAGTGGACGGCGACTTGGCTACGAACAAGCGGAAAGTCGCGTAA
- a CDS encoding Crp/Fnr family transcriptional regulator, with protein MTARRAVESKSGPEITSLSAIDLFEGLPESRLQAVEKQSEVCEVRAGHVFFRTGESGQVLYLLEKGSVQTFRTSGSKKLIIADLKPPAVFGEMACVGSCIYHCCAHATMPSRVRVISRNNLEALLDEYPIVARRLLDLVSQRFVSVLVDLDATSFQHLIPRLAKLLLQRAEGDFVRNLTHKEIAEHLRVYRESATAALGELKKAGIISVERKQIHILHRPRLERAARE; from the coding sequence GTGACCGCGAGACGAGCCGTCGAATCCAAAAGTGGTCCCGAAATTACTTCGCTCTCCGCGATTGACTTGTTCGAGGGACTGCCAGAGTCCCGCTTGCAGGCAGTCGAAAAACAAAGTGAGGTTTGCGAAGTTCGCGCGGGGCATGTGTTCTTCCGCACGGGTGAGAGTGGACAGGTCTTGTATCTACTGGAGAAAGGATCCGTTCAGACCTTTCGAACCTCCGGTTCGAAGAAGTTGATCATAGCTGATCTCAAGCCTCCTGCGGTGTTTGGAGAAATGGCGTGTGTCGGTAGTTGCATTTACCACTGCTGCGCGCACGCGACCATGCCATCACGGGTGCGCGTCATATCCCGGAACAATCTAGAGGCTCTCCTCGACGAATATCCCATTGTGGCGCGGCGGCTTCTGGACCTGGTCAGCCAGCGCTTCGTCAGCGTGTTGGTCGATCTGGATGCGACCTCGTTTCAGCACTTGATTCCACGTCTGGCGAAGCTGCTGCTCCAAAGGGCTGAGGGAGACTTCGTTCGCAACCTGACCCACAAAGAAATCGCGGAGCACCTGCGCGTATACCGGGAGTCGGCGACGGCCGCGTTAGGTGAACTCAAGAAGGCTGGGATCATCTCCGTCGAACGGAAGCAGATTCACATTCTGCATCGACCGCGCCTGGAGCGGGCCGCGCGCGAGTAA